In Brachypodium distachyon strain Bd21 chromosome 2, Brachypodium_distachyon_v3.0, whole genome shotgun sequence, one genomic interval encodes:
- the LOC100838695 gene encoding pathogen-related protein yields MEAPAAGDSSGGDRYRSHLAGEGEKNTLWRHGAPPTYDAVNSLFEAERTQEWAKGSLEETVQNAIKTWEMELSHKARLGDFKSVSPAPGRFRLSVNGGRALTGEETLAMGSYNALLSGPILPGAGAYDAAAETFESSHELFRSAFPRGFAWEVVKVYSGPPVIAFKFRHWGHMEGPFKGHAPTGDKVEFSGVAVLKVDEQLRAEDVEVYYDPGELLAGLLKGPKEEAEVAALAARLGEAAAVSGSGADGQSPASCPYLGSGKQD; encoded by the exons ATGGAGGCACCAGCAGCAGGAGATTCCTCCGGCGGCGACAGGTACAGATCTCACCTGGCCGGCGAGGGCGAGAAGAACACCTTGTGGCGGCACGGCGCGCCGCCCACGTACGACGCGGTGAACAGCCTCTTCGAGGCTGAAAGGACACAG GAGTGGGCGAAGGGGTCGCTGGAGGAGACGGTGCAGAACGCGATCAAGACGTGGGAGATGGAGCTGTCGCACAAGGCCCGGCTGGGGGATTTCaagtcggtgagccccgcgcCGGGCCGGTTCCGGCTGTCCGTGAACGGCGGCCGGGCCTTGACGGGGGAGGAGACGCTGGCCATGGGCAGCTACAACGCGCTTTTGTCCGGCCCGATCctgcccggcgccggcgcctacGACGCCGCGGCCGAGACCTTCGAGTCCTCCCACGAACTCTTCCGCTCCGCCTTCCCTCGCGGGTTCGCGTGGGAGGTGGTCAAGGTCTACTCCGGCCCGCCGGTGATCGCGTTCAAGTTCCGCCACTGGGGCCACATGGAAGGGCCCTTCAAGGGCCACGCCCCCACCGGCGACAAGGTCGAGTTCTCCGGCGTCGCCGTCCTCAAG GTGGACGAGCAACTGCGGGCGGAGGACGTGGAGGTGTACTACGACCCAGGGGAGCTTCTCGCGGGGCTTCTCAAGGGTCCCAAGGAAGAAGCCGAGGTAGCGGCGCTCGCCGCGAGGCTCGGCGAAGCGGCTGCCGTGTCGGGATCAGGTGCTGACGGGCAATCCCCAGCCAGCTGCCCCTATCTGGGCTCCGGAAAGCAGGACTGA